A single Bosea sp. PAMC 26642 DNA region contains:
- a CDS encoding autotransporter assembly complex protein TamA, translating to MRLRRITTRILAGGGAVATLLVVQALPAQAFDLSSLDIFGWFGSKEEPPAPSATTLPYQLQFDLGDAPDAKVLTRSLQDASLLYRLRQDSPPDGETLARRMAADLNPVVDALWSQGYFNAEVALTVDGAALKPGAEPDAALVRALDAYRNRAPAPIVVRVSPGPVFALRSIAVDERGTGAEPAIADPGRVSRLKAGDPATSASLRAAQAALVDYLRAQSRPLAKIVELRPVVDHAARIMDVTYVVDPGPLAGFGDVTIGETGDVPPAVIRSFIYLEPGDPYSPKALADTRKSINTIPAIGSVRIREADRLDAAGNLPIFVETTERPKRLIGFSARYSTIDGPAVKTYWEHRNLFGGAERLRLEADLFLAPRIDGSKIQRFGDFERSDLGGRFGFSFLKPALNGSRYDWLLDGMATRQRVGTTRYGGYTARYGNVTTAIQRRFSDTFSVQAGIEVEHGQTSDVLGQVDYTLVGIPLSSKYDSTDSLLDPKRGIRATASVTPYPTFLGSTVGIVQSKAAISAYYALDEDARYVLAGRIGLGSIAGEGLADIPATRRFYAGGGGSVRGYAYRTLSPLGPFGQLTGGRSLFEGSVEARIKITETIGIVPFFDAGAAFESSIPNFKETLQLAAGLGLRYYTPIGPIRLDVAAPLNPRKGDKPVAVYVSIGQAF from the coding sequence ATGCGGTTGCGGCGGATCACGACCCGCATTCTTGCGGGTGGGGGCGCGGTGGCGACCCTTCTGGTGGTCCAGGCGCTGCCGGCTCAGGCGTTCGACCTGTCGTCGCTCGATATCTTTGGCTGGTTCGGCTCGAAAGAAGAGCCCCCCGCTCCAAGCGCGACGACTTTGCCGTACCAGCTGCAGTTCGATCTGGGTGACGCGCCGGATGCGAAGGTCCTGACCCGCTCGCTGCAGGACGCCTCGCTGCTTTACCGCCTACGTCAGGACTCTCCGCCCGATGGCGAGACCCTGGCACGTCGCATGGCGGCCGATCTCAATCCGGTCGTCGATGCGCTCTGGTCGCAGGGCTATTTCAACGCCGAGGTCGCGCTTACCGTCGATGGCGCGGCGCTTAAGCCCGGCGCCGAGCCGGATGCTGCGCTCGTGCGTGCGCTCGATGCCTATCGCAACCGCGCACCCGCGCCCATCGTCGTTCGCGTCAGCCCCGGCCCGGTCTTCGCGCTGCGCAGCATCGCGGTCGACGAGCGCGGCACGGGCGCCGAGCCGGCGATCGCCGATCCCGGCAGGGTCTCTCGGCTGAAGGCCGGCGATCCCGCGACCTCTGCCTCGCTGCGGGCCGCCCAGGCCGCGCTGGTGGATTACCTGCGCGCGCAGTCGCGGCCGCTGGCAAAGATCGTCGAGTTGCGCCCGGTGGTCGATCACGCCGCACGCATCATGGACGTGACCTACGTCGTCGATCCCGGTCCGTTGGCAGGCTTCGGCGACGTCACCATCGGCGAGACTGGCGACGTACCGCCGGCCGTAATCCGCTCCTTCATCTATCTCGAGCCCGGCGACCCCTATTCGCCGAAGGCGCTGGCCGACACGCGCAAATCGATCAACACCATTCCCGCCATCGGCTCGGTGCGTATCCGCGAGGCCGACCGGCTCGATGCCGCCGGCAACCTGCCGATCTTCGTCGAGACGACGGAACGGCCCAAGCGTCTGATCGGCTTCTCGGCGCGTTACTCGACCATCGACGGCCCTGCCGTGAAGACCTATTGGGAGCACCGCAACCTCTTCGGCGGTGCGGAAAGGCTTCGGCTGGAGGCCGATCTCTTCCTCGCTCCGCGCATCGACGGCAGCAAGATCCAGCGCTTCGGCGATTTCGAGCGCTCCGATCTCGGCGGCCGCTTCGGCTTCAGCTTCCTCAAGCCGGCCCTGAACGGCAGCCGCTACGACTGGCTGCTCGACGGCATGGCGACGCGGCAGCGCGTCGGCACCACTCGCTATGGCGGCTACACGGCCCGCTACGGCAATGTCACCACCGCGATCCAGCGCCGCTTCAGCGATACCTTCTCGGTCCAGGCCGGAATCGAGGTCGAACACGGCCAGACCAGCGATGTGCTCGGACAGGTCGACTACACACTGGTCGGCATACCGCTTTCGTCGAAATACGACTCGACCGACAGCCTGCTCGATCCCAAACGCGGCATCCGGGCCACGGCCTCGGTGACGCCGTATCCGACCTTCCTCGGCTCGACCGTCGGCATCGTCCAGAGCAAGGCGGCGATCTCGGCCTATTACGCGCTCGACGAGGACGCGCGCTACGTCCTCGCCGGCCGCATCGGCCTGGGCTCGATCGCGGGCGAGGGGCTCGCCGACATCCCCGCCACGCGCCGCTTCTATGCCGGCGGCGGCGGCTCCGTCCGCGGCTACGCCTATCGCACGCTCTCGCCGCTCGGCCCGTTCGGTCAGTTGACCGGCGGCCGCAGCCTGTTCGAGGGCTCGGTAGAGGCCCGCATCAAGATCACGGAGACGATCGGCATCGTGCCCTTCTTCGACGCAGGCGCGGCATTCGAATCGAGCATCCCGAACTTCAAGGAAACGCTCCAGCTCGCCGCCGGCCTCGGCCTGCGCTACTACACCCCGATCGGCCCGATCCGCCTCGACGTCGCAGCTCCCCTCAATCCCCGCAAGGGCGACAAGCCTGTCGCAGTCTATGTCAGCATCGGGCAGGCCTTCTGA
- the motA gene encoding flagellar motor stator protein MotA, whose translation MRLIVGTIIVFVCVFGSYAAMGGHLEVLWQPYEYVIILGAAIGAFIIGNPAPVLKAVPSMLGMLVKGPKYKQKCYVELLGMQYSLYKLVRQKGLLAIEQHIESPSESTLFNAFPTFAANHHAVEFVCDYMRMVSLGANNVHEIDALMDEELETHHQEQERLVSAMQSLADGTPALGIVAAVLGVIKTMGAIKEPPEVLGHLIGGALVGTFFGVFVAYGFFGPMAQSLKGLFEAESKYYLSLKAGLLAHISGQPPVMAVEFARKALMSDVRPTFSEVEAATAALPA comes from the coding sequence ATGCGGCTGATCGTCGGCACAATCATCGTCTTCGTCTGCGTCTTCGGCAGCTACGCGGCTATGGGTGGCCACCTCGAGGTCCTTTGGCAGCCGTACGAGTATGTTATCATTCTCGGTGCAGCGATCGGTGCCTTCATCATCGGCAACCCCGCGCCGGTGCTCAAGGCCGTGCCCTCCATGCTCGGCATGCTCGTGAAGGGCCCCAAGTACAAGCAGAAATGCTATGTCGAACTGCTGGGGATGCAGTATTCATTGTACAAGCTTGTGAGGCAGAAGGGCCTGCTCGCGATCGAGCAGCACATTGAAAGTCCGAGCGAGTCGACGCTGTTCAACGCCTTCCCGACTTTTGCAGCGAACCATCATGCGGTCGAGTTCGTCTGCGACTACATGCGCATGGTGTCGCTTGGCGCCAACAACGTTCACGAGATAGACGCGCTCATGGACGAGGAACTGGAAACGCACCACCAGGAGCAGGAGCGTCTCGTTTCGGCCATGCAGTCGCTCGCCGACGGAACACCGGCGCTCGGCATCGTCGCCGCCGTGCTCGGCGTGATCAAGACGATGGGGGCGATCAAAGAGCCGCCGGAGGTGCTGGGACATCTGATCGGCGGCGCGCTCGTAGGCACCTTCTTCGGCGTCTTCGTCGCCTACGGCTTCTTCGGGCCCATGGCGCAGTCGCTCAAGGGCCTCTTCGAGGCGGAATCCAAGTACTACCTTTCACTCAAGGCGGGCCTCCTCGCCCATATCAGCGGCCAGCCGCCGGTGATGGCGGTAGAATTTGCCCGCAAGGCTCTGATGAGCGACGTCCGCCCGACCTTCAGCGAAGTGGAAGCGGCAACCGCCGCTCTGCCCGCCTAG
- a CDS encoding flagellar motor protein MotB: MDKPIQPIIIKKVKKAAHAHHGGAWKIAYADFVTAMMAFFLLMWLISMTTQEQKNGLAEYFAPTTALSPSASGAGGMLMGTALDTSGKKSSAPRDTAKGTTKQEDGAQRTSLGRANDREVSRPAANEQANHSAIASIRQALQKMPEIAELSRNIVIEPTKDGVDVSLVDQDGRSMFPEGSVQPYERTRLVLEAIAPTLRRLPNRLSVTGHTAAARPGSVRAVEPWSLTTGRALAVFEILSGAGLPSDGFVSVAGRADTEPVSPDNPYLAPNRRVTITLLNAEPPLPPNLFR, encoded by the coding sequence ATGGACAAGCCTATCCAGCCGATTATCATCAAGAAGGTCAAGAAGGCCGCTCATGCGCACCACGGCGGGGCCTGGAAGATCGCCTATGCGGACTTCGTGACCGCCATGATGGCGTTCTTTCTGCTGATGTGGCTGATCAGCATGACGACGCAGGAGCAGAAGAACGGCCTTGCGGAATACTTCGCGCCGACGACTGCTCTGAGTCCCAGCGCCAGTGGCGCTGGCGGCATGCTGATGGGCACCGCCCTGGACACGTCAGGCAAAAAGTCTTCGGCGCCCCGCGACACGGCGAAGGGCACCACCAAGCAGGAGGACGGAGCGCAACGGACCAGCTTGGGCCGCGCCAACGACCGCGAGGTCAGCCGCCCGGCTGCCAACGAGCAGGCCAACCACAGCGCCATAGCCAGCATCCGTCAGGCGCTCCAGAAGATGCCCGAAATTGCCGAGCTGTCGCGCAACATCGTGATCGAGCCGACCAAGGATGGGGTAGACGTTTCCCTCGTGGACCAGGACGGCCGCTCCATGTTCCCCGAGGGCTCGGTCCAGCCCTACGAGCGCACCCGTCTCGTGCTGGAGGCGATCGCGCCCACCCTGCGCCGGCTGCCCAACCGCCTGTCCGTCACCGGCCATACGGCCGCCGCGCGCCCGGGCTCGGTGCGGGCCGTCGAACCCTGGAGCCTCACCACCGGGCGCGCGCTCGCCGTGTTCGAGATCCTGTCGGGTGCCGGGCTCCCCAGCGACGGCTTCGTTTCCGTGGCGGGACGCGCCGACACCGAGCCGGTCTCCCCCGACAATCCCTACCTCGCGCCGAACCGACGGGTGACGATCACGCTGCTCAATGCGGAGCCGCCGCTGCCCCCGAACCTCTTTCGCTGA
- a CDS encoding MBL fold metallo-hydrolase, translating to MPSHSIVVPGSSRRGFLGGAAALAAGAALPLGSQAFAKAPLAKDQAPYFYRFGLGQAEVTVVSDGPLPLGDPGTNFVGVPKETVYKMLETSFLPKDNVVLEQNIPIVNFGDRLVMFDTGMGFSKAFGPTTGRLLASMKEAGIAPADIDAIVCSHAHIDHIGGICSAEGKANFPNAQIYLSQTDLDFWTDESKLGGPLKAFVEHARKNLMPVRDRIVFFKDEQEFLPGVTAIAAPGHTAGHHIFNVSSGGKSFAFLGDLTHHAVLLTENPRLEFAYDSDPKQAVQSRVRLLTSLAENKTPVMSYHFAWPGFGNLAKAGDGFRYYAAPMDMLRG from the coding sequence ATGCCCAGCCATTCGATCGTCGTACCCGGGTCCAGCCGCCGCGGCTTTCTGGGCGGTGCCGCCGCGCTCGCTGCCGGCGCGGCCCTCCCGCTCGGTTCGCAGGCGTTCGCCAAGGCTCCGCTCGCGAAGGATCAGGCGCCGTATTTCTACCGCTTCGGCCTCGGCCAGGCCGAGGTCACCGTCGTCTCCGACGGGCCGCTTCCGCTCGGCGATCCCGGCACAAATTTCGTCGGCGTGCCGAAGGAGACCGTCTACAAGATGCTCGAGACGAGCTTCCTGCCGAAGGACAACGTCGTTCTGGAGCAGAACATCCCGATCGTGAATTTCGGTGACCGGCTCGTCATGTTCGACACCGGCATGGGCTTCTCGAAGGCCTTCGGCCCGACGACGGGGCGCCTGCTCGCGAGCATGAAAGAGGCCGGAATCGCGCCTGCCGACATCGACGCCATCGTTTGCAGCCATGCCCATATCGATCATATCGGCGGCATCTGCAGTGCCGAGGGCAAGGCGAACTTCCCGAACGCGCAGATCTATCTCAGCCAGACCGATCTCGACTTCTGGACCGATGAGAGCAAGCTCGGCGGGCCGCTCAAGGCTTTTGTCGAGCACGCCCGCAAAAACCTGATGCCGGTGCGCGACAGGATCGTGTTCTTCAAAGACGAGCAGGAGTTCTTGCCGGGCGTTACCGCGATCGCCGCGCCCGGGCACACGGCCGGCCATCACATCTTCAACGTCAGTTCAGGCGGGAAATCCTTCGCCTTCCTCGGCGATCTGACCCATCACGCAGTGCTGCTCACCGAAAATCCACGCCTCGAATTCGCCTATGACAGCGATCCCAAACAGGCGGTGCAGTCGCGTGTGCGCCTGCTGACCTCGCTGGCCGAGAACAAGACGCCGGTGATGTCCTATCACTTCGCCTGGCCGGGTTTCGGCAATCTCGCCAAGGCAGGCGATGGCTTCCGCTATTATGCCGCGCCGATGGATATGCTGCGGGGCTGA
- a CDS encoding acyl-CoA dehydrogenase family protein, producing MSANAALQSPTPATAIALIAAALPGFEVLLEQAIAAVREKVLVDGKISAARLEAEQHAAHGLSWLATYVMALREMKAYGERLLAEDRYGATEDYCIRIGAGEYAAQIFGGIPMSQGEIVRLGALGLSAKAIADARTEAAEALIAQGNTPENRARLVSLFSQNHGLISVGDPGLDETLEAIRTEMRRFCAAEVTPHAHEWHLQNEYIPMAVVEKMAELGVFGLTIPEEYGGMGLTKVSMCVVSEELSRGYIGVGSLGTRSEIAAELILCGGTDEQKQKWLPKLAAGEVLPTAVFTEPNTGSDLASLRTKAVKIGEGDAAVWKVSGNKTWITHPVRADIMTLLVRTDPDAAGYRGLSMLIAEKPRGTDEDPFPVSGLTGGEIEVLGYRGMKEYELAFDGFEVKTENLLGGVEGQGFKQLMQTFEAARIQTAARAVGVAQSAFDLGLKYAQDRIQFGKPLIAFPRVADKLAMMAVEILIARQLTYFAAREKDAERRCDLEAGMAKLLGARVAWAAADNALQIHGGNGFALEYAISRVLCDARILNIFEGAAEIQAQVIARRLVEG from the coding sequence ATGAGCGCCAACGCCGCCCTGCAGTCGCCGACGCCCGCCACCGCCATCGCACTGATCGCCGCCGCCCTGCCGGGTTTCGAGGTTCTGCTCGAACAGGCCATCGCCGCCGTCCGCGAGAAGGTGCTCGTCGACGGCAAGATCTCGGCCGCAAGGCTCGAGGCCGAGCAGCACGCCGCTCACGGCCTGTCCTGGCTCGCGACCTATGTCATGGCCCTGCGCGAAATGAAGGCCTATGGCGAGCGCCTGCTGGCCGAGGACCGTTACGGCGCGACCGAGGATTACTGCATCAGGATCGGTGCCGGCGAATACGCCGCCCAGATATTCGGCGGCATCCCGATGAGCCAGGGCGAGATCGTGAGGCTCGGCGCACTCGGTCTCTCGGCCAAAGCGATCGCCGACGCCCGCACGGAGGCCGCAGAGGCCCTGATCGCGCAGGGCAACACACCGGAGAACCGCGCTCGCCTGGTCTCGCTCTTCAGCCAGAACCATGGCCTGATCAGCGTCGGCGATCCCGGCCTCGACGAGACACTGGAGGCGATCCGCACGGAGATGCGCCGCTTCTGCGCCGCCGAGGTGACGCCCCATGCCCATGAATGGCACCTCCAGAACGAGTACATCCCGATGGCGGTCGTCGAGAAGATGGCCGAACTCGGCGTCTTCGGCCTGACCATCCCCGAGGAATACGGCGGCATGGGCCTGACCAAGGTCTCGATGTGCGTCGTCTCGGAAGAGCTTTCCCGCGGCTATATCGGCGTCGGCTCGCTCGGCACACGCTCCGAGATCGCGGCCGAACTCATCCTCTGCGGCGGCACCGACGAACAGAAGCAGAAATGGCTGCCGAAGCTCGCAGCCGGCGAGGTGCTGCCGACCGCCGTCTTCACCGAGCCCAACACCGGCTCCGACCTCGCCAGCTTGCGCACCAAGGCGGTGAAGATAGGCGAGGGGGATGCGGCCGTCTGGAAGGTCTCCGGCAACAAGACCTGGATCACCCATCCCGTCCGCGCCGACATCATGACGCTGCTGGTCCGCACCGACCCGGACGCCGCCGGCTATCGCGGCCTCTCCATGCTGATCGCCGAAAAGCCGCGCGGCACCGACGAGGACCCGTTCCCGGTCTCAGGCCTCACCGGCGGCGAGATCGAGGTGCTCGGCTATCGCGGCATGAAGGAATACGAACTCGCCTTCGACGGTTTCGAGGTGAAGACGGAAAACCTGCTCGGCGGCGTCGAGGGCCAGGGCTTCAAGCAGTTGATGCAGACCTTCGAGGCGGCCCGCATCCAGACGGCGGCACGCGCGGTGGGCGTCGCGCAATCGGCCTTCGATCTTGGGCTGAAATATGCCCAGGACCGCATCCAGTTCGGCAAACCGCTGATCGCCTTCCCGCGTGTCGCCGACAAGCTCGCCATGATGGCGGTGGAAATCCTGATCGCCCGCCAGCTGACCTATTTCGCCGCCCGCGAGAAGGACGCCGAGCGCCGCTGCGATCTGGAGGCCGGTATGGCAAAACTGCTGGGCGCCCGCGTCGCCTGGGCCGCGGCCGACAACGCCCTGCAGATCCATGGCGGTAACGGCTTCGCTCTGGAATACGCCATCAGCCGCGTCCTCTGCGACGCCCGCATCCTGAACATCTTTGAGGGCGCGGCGGAGATCCAGGCGCAGGTGATCGCACGGAGATTGGTGGAGGGGTAA
- a CDS encoding VOC family protein, with amino-acid sequence MTASANNRRIDYIEFVVADLARARDFYAAAFGWTMTDYGPEYCAFADGRLEGGFTTQGVPQPGGPLVILYADDLAVTQAAIEAAGGTIVKPVFDFPGGRRFHFSDPDGYELAVWSKA; translated from the coding sequence ATGACCGCTTCGGCCAACAACCGGCGCATCGACTATATCGAATTCGTCGTCGCCGACCTGGCGCGGGCGCGCGACTTCTACGCTGCGGCCTTCGGCTGGACGATGACGGATTACGGTCCGGAGTATTGCGCTTTCGCCGACGGGCGGCTGGAGGGCGGCTTCACGACACAAGGCGTGCCGCAGCCCGGCGGGCCGCTGGTGATCCTCTATGCCGACGATCTCGCCGTGACGCAGGCAGCGATCGAGGCGGCCGGCGGCACCATCGTCAAGCCGGTCTTCGACTTCCCGGGCGGCCGGCGGTTCCATTTCTCCGACCCTGACGGGTACGAGCTGGCCGTGTGGTCGAAGGCTTGA
- a CDS encoding bifunctional 2',3'-cyclic-nucleotide 2'-phosphodiesterase/3'-nucleotidase — protein MAGDTQFNRRDTLKAGAVIAASAALPSGLAAQAPARMKLRLLETTDLHVNVVPYDYFRDAADDTVGLAKTATLIKAAQAEAKNSLLFDNGDFLQGSSLGDYIAYKKGLKASETHPIIAAMNALPYACGTLGNHEFNYGLEFLENGLAKAEFPLVCANVERVGGAPLVDPWRLFEQSFEDEAGQKHILKIGVIGFVPPQIMQWDKANLDGKLVATDIVDAASKHLPELMKSTPDIVIALCHSGIAGGERKGMEENAALYLAKLDGIDVILTGHQHLVFPGGKAFDGIAGVDNVRGSLHGKPACQPGFWGSHLGILDLDLEKHGERWRIADFKVEPKPIYERTPDRKIVPKAAAEPSVLAAVKADHEATLIYMREPVGATASPINSFFALVADDPSVQIVAEAQIAYGKGLMAQTQWKALPVLSAAAPFKSGGRAGPAFFTDIPAGPLALKNIADIYLYPNTVQIVKVTGAQLREWLERSAGIFNRIDPAKTDEQPLINPGFPAFNFDVIDGVTYHIDVTQASRYDSDGKLIAPQAHRIIDLAFEGQPIDESAQFIVVTNNYRASGGGNFPGTKTTVVLEAPDLNRDVIVRYILDKKTIEPKADGNWSLAPLPAGVNVTFVTSPAAAGKLPEGLKAEAVGDGGEGFAKYRLKG, from the coding sequence ATGGCAGGCGACACGCAGTTCAACCGCCGCGACACGCTGAAGGCGGGCGCCGTCATCGCGGCCAGTGCCGCCCTGCCCTCCGGGCTCGCAGCGCAGGCGCCGGCGCGGATGAAACTGCGATTGCTGGAAACCACCGATCTGCACGTCAATGTCGTGCCTTATGATTATTTCCGCGATGCGGCCGACGATACGGTCGGGCTCGCCAAGACCGCGACGCTGATCAAGGCGGCACAGGCCGAGGCGAAGAACAGCCTGCTGTTCGACAATGGCGACTTCCTGCAGGGCTCCTCGCTGGGCGACTACATCGCCTACAAGAAGGGGCTGAAGGCCAGCGAGACGCACCCGATCATCGCCGCGATGAACGCCCTGCCCTATGCCTGCGGCACGCTCGGCAACCACGAATTCAACTACGGGCTGGAGTTCCTCGAAAACGGCCTGGCCAAGGCCGAGTTCCCGCTGGTCTGCGCCAATGTCGAGCGGGTCGGCGGGGCGCCGCTGGTCGATCCCTGGCGGCTGTTCGAGCAGAGCTTCGAGGACGAGGCCGGCCAGAAGCACATCCTCAAGATCGGCGTGATCGGCTTCGTGCCGCCGCAGATCATGCAATGGGACAAGGCCAATCTCGACGGCAAGCTGGTCGCCACCGACATCGTCGATGCGGCGAGCAAGCATCTGCCAGAGCTGATGAAATCGACGCCCGACATCGTCATCGCCTTGTGCCATTCCGGCATCGCCGGCGGCGAGCGCAAGGGCATGGAGGAGAATGCGGCGCTGTATCTGGCGAAGCTCGACGGAATCGACGTCATCCTGACCGGACACCAGCATCTCGTCTTCCCCGGCGGCAAGGCCTTCGACGGGATTGCCGGGGTCGACAACGTCAGGGGCTCGCTGCATGGCAAGCCGGCCTGCCAGCCCGGCTTCTGGGGCTCGCATCTCGGCATCCTCGACCTCGACCTGGAGAAGCACGGCGAGCGCTGGCGCATCGCCGATTTCAAGGTCGAGCCGAAGCCGATCTACGAGCGCACGCCCGACCGAAAGATCGTGCCGAAAGCGGCGGCCGAGCCCTCGGTGCTGGCCGCCGTCAAGGCCGACCACGAGGCGACGCTGATCTATATGCGCGAGCCGGTCGGCGCGACCGCCTCGCCGATCAACAGCTTCTTCGCGCTGGTGGCCGACGATCCGTCAGTGCAGATCGTCGCCGAGGCGCAGATTGCCTATGGTAAGGGGCTGATGGCGCAGACGCAGTGGAAGGCGCTGCCGGTGCTATCGGCGGCGGCGCCGTTCAAATCGGGCGGTCGGGCGGGGCCGGCTTTCTTCACCGATATTCCGGCGGGACCGCTGGCGCTGAAGAACATCGCCGACATCTATCTCTACCCGAATACCGTGCAGATCGTGAAGGTGACGGGCGCGCAGCTGCGTGAATGGCTGGAGCGATCGGCGGGCATCTTCAACCGCATCGATCCGGCCAAAACCGATGAACAGCCGCTGATCAATCCCGGCTTCCCGGCCTTCAACTTCGACGTGATCGACGGCGTGACCTACCATATCGATGTGACGCAAGCCTCGCGCTATGATAGCGACGGCAAGCTGATTGCTCCGCAAGCGCACAGGATCATCGATCTCGCCTTCGAGGGCCAGCCGATCGACGAGAGCGCGCAATTCATCGTCGTGACCAACAATTATCGCGCCTCGGGCGGCGGCAATTTCCCCGGCACCAAGACGACGGTGGTGTTGGAAGCGCCCGATCTCAACCGCGACGTGATCGTGCGCTACATCCTCGACAAGAAGACGATCGAGCCGAAGGCCGACGGCAACTGGTCGCTTGCCCCCCTGCCGGCTGGGGTAAACGTGACCTTCGTGACCTCGCCTGCCGCGGCCGGCAAGCTGCCGGAAGGATTGAAGGCAGAGGCCGTGGGCGATGGCGGCGAGGGATTTGCCAAGTATCGGCTGAAGGGATGA